Proteins encoded in a region of the Rutidosis leptorrhynchoides isolate AG116_Rl617_1_P2 chromosome 9, CSIRO_AGI_Rlap_v1, whole genome shotgun sequence genome:
- the LOC139868291 gene encoding uncharacterized protein, which translates to MTSVDQKAPSKVVEMRMKKVLTAEEIAGISFRKQDVDKQLEQAAASEHVEETPAESGNKRKAAGTSEAQKKKKKTPKQLEDMRNDNFVAIEPRSADLPPPINEHVEETQPTTPRVNPELQATATSKDKVKKDRDAAEEARKAVELTAAETKTLLIQERKKNQELVGAVDQAKGETERVRLEK; encoded by the exons atgacgtccgtcgatcagaaggccccaagcaaggttgtag agatgaggatgaagaaggtgcttaccgcggaggagattgctgggatctctttccgcaagcaggatgtggacaaacagctagagcaggcagctgctagcgaacatgtggaggaaacgccggcggagtcaggcaataaacgcaaggcggctgggacgtccgaggctcagaagaagaagaagaagactcctaagcagctggaggatatgcgcaacgacaattttgttgccatcgagccgcggtccgcagacctacctccccccattaatg agcatgtggaggagacgcagccaacaacaccgcgggtcaaccccgagctgcaggccactgccacatccaaagacaag gtcaagaaggaCAGGGACGCTGCTGAGGAGGCCCGCAAAGCTGTTGAATTGACTGCGGCTGAAACCAAGACCCTCTTGattcaagaaagaaaaaagaaTCAAGAGCTTGTGGGTGCGGTTGATCAGGCAAAGGGGGAAACTGAGCGAGTGAGGCTGGA aaagtga
- the LOC139866805 gene encoding calcium-transporting ATPase 1-like gives MESYLNDNFDVKPKNSSEEALQRWRKLCWLVKNKKRRFRFTANLSKRTEARAIQRSNLESLRTLMLVSHAAIQFLNGITYSVPEEVKAAGFLIGPDELGSIVEGRSTEKLKAHDGVEGIMKKISTSTNNGIPISEELINKRKNIYGINQFAESPSKGFFLYVWEALQDTTLMILGLCAFVSLIVGITMEGWPKGAHDGLGIVASILLVVFVTATSDYRQSLQFKDLDKEKKKITVQVTRNECRQKISIYELLVGDIVHLAVGDQVPADGLFVSGFSLLINESSLTGESDPKIVTSENPFLLSGTKVQNGSCKMVVTTVGMRTQWGKLMATLVEGGDDETPLQVKLNGVATIIGKIGLFFAVITFAVLVQGLFVRKMQDGSHWIWSGDEALEMLEFFAIAVTIVVVAVPEGLPLAVTLSLAFAMKKMMNDRALVRHLAACETMGSATNICSDKTGTLTTNHMTLVKAWICGEIREVNGSTGASKFYSTIPDSVVGMLVESIFNNTSGEVVKTENNTTEILGSPTETALLEFGLMLKEKQSEIQGSKLVKVEPFNSEKKCMAVVLELPGGCFRAHCKGASEIILGTCDKVLNANGDVVPLDKELNNYLKDTIEQLANEALRTLCLCYKDLGNEFNPKDSIPFEAYTLIGVVGIKDPVRPGVRESVAICRSAGITVRMVTGDNIHTAKAIARECGIYTDDGIAIEGPDFREKTQEELFKIIPKIQVMARSSPMDKHTLVKELRTTHGEVVAVTGDGTNDAPALHEADIGLAMGIAGTEVAKESADVIILDDNFSTIVTVAKWGRSVYVNIQKFVQFQLTVNVVALIVNFTSACLTGSAPLTAVQLLWVNMIMDTLGALALATEPPTDELMERAPVGRKGNFITNVMWRNIMGQSLYQFVVIWFLQSKGKAAFHLDTSDSDLVLNTLIFNCFVFCQVFNEISSREMEKIDVFKGILKNYVFLAVLTATVVFQIIIIEFLGTFANTSPLTLSQWFASVTIGFLGMPIAAGVKMIPVGSR, from the exons ATGGAGAGCTATTTGAACGATAATTTTGACGTGAAGCCTAAAAACTCATCGGAAGAAGCGTTACAGCGATGGAGGAAGTTGTGTTGGTTAGTGAAGAATAAGAAACGGCGTTTTCGTTTCACTGCTAATCTATCGAAGCGTACTGAAGCTCGAGCGATTCAGCGATCTAATCTG GAGAGTCTAAGAACCTTGATGCTGGTTTCGCATGCGGCAATTCAATTCCTTAATG GTATAACCTACAGTGTACCGGAAGAAGTAAAAGCTGCAGGCTTTTTGATCGGTCCCGATGAGTTAGGCTCAATAGTCGAAGGTCGTAGCACAGAGAAACTAAAAGCTCATGATGGGGTCGAAGGCATTATGAAAAAGATCTCAACTTCAACCAACAATGGAATTCCTATTTCTGAAGAATTAATCAACAAACGAAAAAACATTTATGGAATTAATCAATTTGCTGAAAGCCCATCCAAGGGTTTCTTCTTATACGTATGGGAAGCACTTCAAGATACAACCCTCATGATACTCGGTTTGTGTGCTTTTGTGTCTTTGATTGTAGGCATTACAATGGAAGGTTGGCCAAAGGGGGCCCACGATGGTCTTGGAATCGTTGCAAGTATCTTATTGGTGGTGTTTGTTACTGCTACAAGTGATTATAGACAGTCTTTACAGTTTAAAGATTTAGATAAGGAGAAAAAGAAAATTACTGTTCAAGTTACTAGAAATGAGTGCAGACAAAAGATCTCGATATATGAACTCCTTGTTGGTGATATTGTGCACCTTGCTGTAGGGGATCAGGTCCCTGCTGATGGACTTTTCGTTTCTGGTTTTTCGCTACTGATAAATGAATCAAGTCTAACAGGAGAAAGTGATCCTAAAATCGTAACATCCGAGAACCCGTTTCTATTATCCGGTACTAAAGTTCAAAACGGGTCGTGTAAGATGGTTGTTACTACTGTTGGAATGAGAACTCAATGGGGGAAATTAATGGCAACACTTGTTGAAGGTGGAGATGATGAGACCCCATTGCAAGTTAAACTTAACGGTGTAGCAACAATTATAGGAAAAATAGGTTTGTTTTTTGCTGTTATAACGTTTGCAGTGTTGGTACAAGGATTGTTTGTACGCAAAATGCAAGATGGGTCCCACTGGATTTGGTCCGGAGATGAAGCTCTTGAGATGCTTGAATTTTTTGCCATTGCGGTTACAATTGTAGTGGTTGCAGTTCCCGAAGGGTTACCTTTAGCTGTTACTTTAAGTCTTGCATTTgccatgaagaaaatgatgaacgaTCGAGCCCTTGTTCGCCACCTGGCAGCTTGTGAAACAATGGGGTCTGCCACAAATATTTGTAGTGACAAGACGGGTACACTAACTACCAACCACATGACACTTGTAAAAGCTTGGATTTGTGGGGAGATTCGGGAAGTCAACGGGTCAACCGGGGCGTCAAAATTTTATTCTACGATTCCTGATTCGGTTGTTGGAATGTTAGTTGAgtctatttttaataatactagtgGTGAAGTTGTGAAAACTGAGAACAACACTACTGAAATTCTTGGTTCACCGACTGAAACTGCTCTTTTGGAATTTGGTTTAATGCTTAAAGAAAAGCAATCAGAGATTCAAGGGTCAAAATTAGTCAAAGTTGAGCCGTTTAATTCTGAGAAAAAGTGCATGGCTGTTGTTTTAGAACTCCCCGGAGGATGTTTCCGGGCCCACTGCAAGGGTGCGTCGGAGATAATTCTAGGTACATGTGACAAAGTTTTGAATGCAAACGGTGACGTTGTTCCTCTAGATAAAGAATTAAACAATTATCTAAAAGATACGATTGAACAATTAGCCAATGAAGCACTTCGAACTCTGTGTCTTTGTTACAAGGATTTGGGAAATGAATTCAATCCAAAAGATTCGATTCCATTTGAAGCGTATACTTTGATTGGAGTTGTTGGTATTAAAGATCCCGTTCGTCCAGGTGTTAGAGAGTCTGTTGCAATTTGCCGATCCGCGGGTATTACTGTGCGGATGGTTACGGGTGATAACATACACACTGCAAAGGCAATTGCTAGAGAATGTGGAATATATACAGATGATGGAATTGCCATTGAAGGTCCTGATTTCCGTGAAAAGACACAGGAGGAGTTGTTTAAAATCATTCCTAAAATTCAG GTGATGGCAAGATCTTCTCCAATGGATAAGCATACACTTGTGAAAGAATTGAGAACTACACATGGGGAGGTTGTTGCTGTGACAGGAGATGGTACAAATGACGCTCCTGCCCTTCACGAAGCAGATATCGGACTTGCAATGGGAATCGCAGGGACAGAG GTTGCCAAAGAGAGTGCTGATGTCATCATTCTAGACGACAATTTCTCTACAATCGTGACTGTGGCCAAATGGGGTCGCTCAGTTTATGTAAACATTCAGAAGTTTGTGCAGTTTCAACTAACTGTCAATGTTGTTGCACTCATTGTCAACTTTACTTCCGCTTGTTTGACTG GAAGTGCTCCTTTAACTGCAGTTCAACTACTGTGGGTTAACATGATAATGGATACGCTTGGAGCACTTGCATTAGCCACTGAACCTCCTACTGATGAATTAATGGAGCGTGCACCTGTTGGAAGAAAAGGAAACTTTATAACAAATGTTATGTGGAGGAATATAATGGGACAATCGTTATATCAATTTGTTGTAATTTGGTTCCTCCAGTCAAAAGGAAAGGCGGCATTTCACCTTGACACCTCAGATTCTGATTTGGTTCTGAATACACTCATCTTCAACTGTTTTGTCTTTTGTCAG GTGTTCAATGAGATCAGTTCCAGAGAGATGGAGAAGATAGATGTCTTTAAAGGAATACTGAAAAACTACGTTTTTCTGGCTGTTTTAACTGCAACGGTTGTCTTCCAAATCATCATCATCGAGTTTTTGGGTACGTTTGCAAACACAAGTCCTCTTACTCTTTCGCAGTGGTTCGCAAGTGTCACAATTGGGTTTCTCGGTATGCCTATTGCTGCTGGTGTCAAGATGATCCCTGTCGGATCGAGATAG